In Fusobacterium sp. IOR10, one genomic interval encodes:
- a CDS encoding sigma-54-dependent Fis family transcriptional regulator — MKNVLELEFIQNYAMAISSILEADVTIVDKNLIRVAGTGEYLERLGEKIPEDSFFGEIILKGNKKKVRDCLEQGACDKCEKRDQCEKRDQCRELANIAEPISLNNEVIGVIGIIAFNKNQKKCLLEKRASMEEFLKYMSLLLESKIQLAMEKRKLEGQINDVINSQSIEVRRNKFIGKNESIKNILNLCDKIGKSSSTVVITGESGTGKDLLAKYIHSVSDRKDKLMISINCGAIPENLVESELFGYEEGAFTGAKKSGHIGKFELANNSTLFLDEIGDMPLHVQKKLLRVLQEEKIERVGGKCSIPINVRVICATNKNLEKMVEEKTFREDLYYRINVIPIKIPALRERKEDIINFIDYFIKLYNKKLSKNVLGVTTEAKRAMINYDWSGNVRELRNIIEYIENVIEGNYIELKDLPVQISKNHRMGISNKNLSEIIEDYERNILKDLTKNINTLEEKDALAKKLGISRATLYRKLSAYKL; from the coding sequence ATGAAAAATGTATTGGAGTTAGAATTTATTCAAAATTATGCCATGGCCATTTCTTCTATATTAGAGGCAGACGTGACTATTGTGGATAAAAATTTAATAAGGGTAGCTGGAACAGGGGAGTATTTAGAAAGATTAGGGGAAAAAATACCTGAGGATTCTTTTTTTGGAGAAATAATATTAAAGGGTAATAAGAAAAAAGTTAGAGATTGTCTAGAGCAAGGGGCTTGTGATAAATGTGAGAAAAGGGATCAATGTGAAAAAAGAGATCAATGCAGGGAACTTGCAAATATAGCAGAACCTATTAGCTTAAATAATGAGGTAATAGGAGTTATAGGAATAATTGCCTTTAATAAAAACCAAAAAAAATGTTTGTTAGAAAAAAGAGCTTCCATGGAAGAATTTTTAAAATATATGAGCTTATTATTAGAAAGTAAAATCCAGCTAGCTATGGAAAAGAGAAAATTAGAAGGACAAATAAATGATGTTATAAATTCTCAAAGTATTGAAGTTAGAAGAAATAAATTCATAGGTAAAAATGAATCTATTAAGAATATTTTAAACCTATGTGATAAAATTGGAAAATCTAGTTCAACAGTTGTTATAACAGGGGAAAGTGGTACTGGAAAGGATTTATTAGCAAAATATATTCATTCAGTAAGTGATAGGAAAGATAAACTTATGATATCTATAAATTGCGGGGCTATTCCTGAAAATCTTGTGGAAAGTGAACTTTTTGGATATGAAGAGGGAGCTTTTACAGGGGCGAAAAAAAGCGGACATATAGGTAAATTTGAACTAGCTAACAACAGTACTTTATTTTTAGATGAAATAGGGGATATGCCCCTTCATGTACAAAAAAAACTTCTTAGAGTTTTACAGGAAGAAAAGATAGAAAGAGTTGGTGGGAAATGTTCAATACCTATAAATGTTAGGGTTATTTGTGCTACTAATAAAAATTTAGAAAAAATGGTTGAAGAAAAGACATTTAGGGAAGATTTATATTATAGAATTAATGTTATTCCTATAAAAATTCCAGCTTTGAGAGAAAGAAAAGAGGATATAATTAACTTTATAGATTACTTTATAAAACTATATAATAAAAAACTCTCTAAAAATGTTTTAGGTGTAACAACTGAGGCTAAAAGAGCCATGATAAATTATGATTGGTCAGGAAATGTTAGGGAACTTAGAAATATAATAGAATATATTGAAAATGTTATAGAGGGAAACTATATAGAACTTAAAGATCTACCAGTACAAATAAGTAAAAATCATAGGATGGGTATTTCAAATAAAAATCTTTCAGAAATAATTGAAGATTATGAAAGAAATATTCTTAAGGATTTAACAAAAAATATAAATACTTTAGAAGAAAAGGATGCTTTAGCTAAAAAATTAGGTATAAGCAGAGCAACTTTATATAGAAAATTATCTGCATATAAACTATAA
- a CDS encoding exodeoxyribonuclease V subunit beta — MKKILKASAGTGKTYRLALEYVISLINGEPQNDIIVMTFTRKATSEIKKRIVDFLKSLCIMDEEGINIKKSIENLYPKINIDEVNMKKIYENIVLNKDNLKVYTIDGFKNIIFKNSVSKMLNINTFEIIEDFENYEILKKCFEKITSSEKNFKLFQKFFETNLERNVEKHIDTLGGIINHRWKYILLEKREREPYDVSQEMTQIDEMLSVLEKIREYKKKESTPIVEHVKKLYKEYLGLDTYLEKEKFLLNNWKTILDDKYILDGRKIRAGKDEYVLELFQDQMEIMDDLKSEISKRIYNDKVISYEREMLSFLDDIYGIYDEIKFKEHKFTHSDITNYTLKYIGNNELNLLDENNKITTYMKEILESEATTIFIDEFQDTSVVQWKILSPFVESAKNVICVGDEKQSIYGWRDGDKNLFMKLPNIIDCEVESLDTCYRSEKRIVDFTNSFFENYSKSLGDISWEFNRVNGNKSESKGFVGLYSKGDSKDDEFSYKEIIKLLKENYNGQYKGIGILARSNKILNKMAFALSENKIPYFLETRLSIFESRVVSPILTLFKYFITENNFYLIEFLRDDLIFIGDDSLKKILLNLDNLDNFNFENQDEKKVYDKIIKYKNMYRENNFKLYTVIEEIIKDFGVLDKYTSESDIKNVYKFLEKCKEFEFVEELIEEVKENNDSSQYRQESTKEYNGVALMTIHKSKGLEFDTVFYIHKEGNNSGNKGFQFNIKINDNYKKVDDYLITESSYEKIFTYLEDQFDYASDKKRKEAEEEINNIYVALTRPKKNLFIVIDKVSKNGDFQKLVGANYFNSQLVYTLGEVYLKERTKEEEKIEDMKKSKENEKLNIDFRELSYDSEKLEENINKLTNERENFTIEREEKKILGTVVHYFFENIKYAREDEIILAREKTISKYGALYEENFLEKLFSRKFIERNIRDKEDIFSESWDFIYNEYPIYSEEDKSLYRIDRLMIKKPSLEEKGKVFIVDYKTGGHEEEQIENYEKLVSQSLEKLGVLDSYNIEKIYLEINMENN; from the coding sequence ATGAAGAAAATATTAAAAGCTAGTGCAGGTACAGGGAAAACATATAGATTAGCATTGGAATATGTAATTTCATTAATAAATGGGGAACCTCAAAATGATATTATAGTTATGACTTTCACAAGAAAGGCAACCTCTGAAATAAAAAAAAGAATAGTGGATTTCTTAAAAAGTCTATGTATTATGGATGAAGAGGGGATTAATATAAAAAAATCCATAGAAAACCTATATCCTAAAATAAATATAGATGAAGTTAATATGAAAAAAATATATGAAAATATTGTGTTAAACAAGGATAATTTAAAAGTTTATACAATTGATGGTTTTAAAAATATTATTTTTAAAAATTCCGTGTCAAAGATGTTAAATATTAACACCTTTGAAATTATAGAGGATTTTGAAAACTATGAAATTTTAAAGAAATGTTTTGAAAAAATAACCTCAAGTGAGAAGAATTTTAAGTTGTTTCAGAAATTTTTTGAAACTAATTTAGAGAGAAATGTTGAAAAACATATTGATACTTTAGGGGGAATTATAAATCATAGATGGAAGTACATTCTACTTGAAAAAAGAGAAAGAGAGCCCTATGATGTTTCTCAAGAGATGACACAAATTGATGAAATGTTAAGTGTTTTGGAAAAAATAAGAGAATATAAAAAAAAGGAAAGCACTCCAATAGTAGAGCATGTTAAAAAATTATATAAGGAGTATCTAGGATTAGATACATATTTAGAAAAGGAAAAGTTCTTACTAAATAATTGGAAGACAATACTAGATGATAAATATATATTAGATGGTAGAAAAATAAGAGCAGGGAAAGATGAATATGTTTTGGAATTATTTCAAGATCAAATGGAAATAATGGATGATCTTAAAAGTGAAATTTCCAAAAGAATATACAATGATAAAGTTATATCCTATGAAAGGGAAATGTTATCCTTTTTAGACGATATATATGGAATTTATGATGAAATAAAATTTAAAGAGCATAAGTTTACCCACAGTGATATAACTAATTATACACTTAAATATATTGGAAATAATGAGCTTAATCTTTTAGATGAAAACAATAAGATAACAACTTACATGAAGGAAATCCTTGAAAGTGAAGCTACAACAATATTTATAGATGAATTTCAAGATACAAGTGTAGTTCAATGGAAAATCTTATCTCCCTTTGTGGAAAGTGCAAAGAATGTAATCTGTGTTGGAGATGAAAAGCAAAGTATATATGGATGGAGGGATGGGGATAAAAACCTATTTATGAAACTTCCAAATATTATAGATTGTGAAGTTGAAAGTTTGGATACTTGTTATAGAAGTGAAAAAAGAATAGTTGATTTTACAAATAGCTTTTTTGAAAACTATTCAAAGTCCTTAGGGGATATTTCTTGGGAATTTAATAGGGTTAATGGAAATAAAAGTGAAAGTAAAGGCTTTGTAGGACTGTACTCAAAGGGAGATAGTAAGGATGATGAATTTTCATATAAAGAAATTATAAAATTACTTAAAGAAAATTATAATGGACAATATAAGGGAATAGGAATATTAGCTAGAAGTAATAAGATTTTAAATAAAATGGCCTTTGCCCTTTCAGAAAATAAAATTCCATATTTTCTAGAAACTAGATTGAGTATATTTGAATCAAGGGTTGTAAGTCCAATATTAACTTTGTTTAAATACTTTATAACAGAGAATAATTTTTATTTAATTGAATTTTTAAGGGATGATCTAATATTTATTGGGGATGACTCTTTAAAAAAAATACTTTTAAATTTAGATAATTTAGATAACTTTAATTTTGAAAATCAAGATGAGAAAAAAGTATATGATAAAATAATTAAATATAAAAATATGTATAGGGAGAATAATTTTAAACTTTATACAGTTATAGAAGAGATAATAAAAGATTTTGGTGTGCTAGATAAGTATACAAGTGAAAGTGATATTAAGAATGTATATAAGTTCTTGGAAAAATGCAAGGAATTTGAATTTGTAGAGGAATTAATAGAAGAGGTAAAGGAAAACAATGATTCTAGCCAGTATAGGCAAGAGTCAACAAAGGAATATAATGGAGTAGCCCTAATGACAATTCATAAATCAAAGGGTCTTGAATTTGATACAGTTTTTTATATTCATAAGGAAGGAAATAATTCTGGGAATAAAGGTTTTCAATTTAATATAAAGATAAATGACAATTACAAAAAAGTAGATGACTATTTAATAACAGAAAGTTCATATGAAAAGATTTTCACTTATTTAGAGGATCAATTTGACTATGCCAGTGATAAAAAAAGAAAGGAAGCTGAAGAGGAGATAAATAATATTTATGTGGCTCTAACTCGTCCTAAAAAAAATCTTTTTATAGTAATTGACAAGGTTAGTAAAAATGGAGACTTTCAAAAATTAGTAGGGGCAAATTATTTCAATTCTCAGTTAGTATATACTTTAGGTGAAGTCTATTTAAAGGAAAGAACAAAGGAAGAAGAAAAAATAGAAGATATGAAAAAATCCAAGGAAAATGAAAAACTAAATATTGATTTTAGAGAACTTTCCTATGACAGTGAAAAATTAGAAGAAAACATTAATAAACTTACAAATGAAAGGGAAAACTTTACCATTGAAAGGGAAGAAAAAAAGATTCTAGGTACTGTTGTGCATTATTTCTTTGAAAACATTAAATATGCAAGGGAAGATGAAATAATATTAGCTAGGGAAAAAACAATTTCCAAATATGGTGCCTTGTATGAGGAAAACTTTTTAGAAAAGTTATTTTCAAGGAAATTTATAGAAAGAAACATAAGGGATAAGGAAGATATATTTTCAGAATCTTGGGATTTTATCTATAATGAATATCCAATATATTCTGAAGAGGATAAGAGCCTTTATAGAATAGATAGACTAATGATAAAAAAACCAAGTTTAGAAGAAAAGGGAAAGGTTTTTATTGTGGATTATAAAACTGGGGGACATGAGGAAGAACAAATAGAAAACTATGAAAAATTAGTTTCCCAGTCTTTGGAGAAACTAGGGGTATTAGATAGTTATAATATAGAAAAAATATATTTGGAAATCAATATGGAAAATAATTAG